Proteins encoded by one window of Mesorhizobium sp. INR15:
- the phoU gene encoding phosphate signaling complex protein PhoU, translating to MQSVHIMSAYDEELKYLSKRIAAMGGHAERMVEQAIAALVNADPGLAQKVIRDDVVLDEGQREIDDKAIIIIARRQPMATDLREIVGAIRISADLERVGDLGKNVAKRVVAVTDGRQPTSLFRGLEALADLALTQLKEVLDVYASRSVEKIGFVRDRDDQIDAMYTSLFRELLTYMMEDPRNITPCTHLLFCAKNIERIGDHATNIAETIYYIVTGEQMPAERPKGDKTDKISLSEPLPVK from the coding sequence ATGCAGTCCGTGCATATCATGAGCGCCTATGACGAAGAGCTGAAATACCTGTCGAAGCGAATTGCTGCGATGGGCGGCCATGCAGAACGCATGGTGGAGCAGGCGATCGCCGCTCTCGTCAACGCCGATCCTGGCCTCGCCCAGAAAGTCATCCGCGACGACGTCGTCCTTGATGAAGGGCAGCGCGAGATCGACGACAAGGCGATCATCATCATTGCCAGGCGCCAGCCGATGGCGACGGACCTGCGCGAGATCGTCGGTGCCATCCGCATCTCGGCTGACCTTGAGCGTGTCGGCGACCTCGGCAAGAACGTTGCCAAGCGGGTGGTGGCTGTGACGGACGGACGTCAACCGACCAGTCTTTTCAGGGGCCTTGAGGCACTGGCCGACCTGGCCCTGACCCAACTCAAGGAAGTGCTCGACGTCTACGCATCGCGCTCGGTGGAGAAGATCGGCTTCGTGCGCGACCGCGACGATCAGATCGACGCCATGTATACGTCGCTGTTTCGCGAACTGCTGACCTACATGATGGAAGATCCGCGCAACATCACGCCATGCACGCATCTGCTGTTCTGCGCCAAGAACATCGAGCGGATCGGCGACCACGCCACCAACATTGCCGAGACGATCTATTACATTGTTACCGGCGAGCAGATGCCGGCGGAGCGGCCGAAGGGCGACAAGACCGACAAGATCAGCCTTTCCGAACCGCTGCCGGTGAAGTGA
- a CDS encoding Hsp33 family molecular chaperone: protein MAAPRSFVMLETHQVSEQHPKLGEFGYAGDDHVVPFEVGPLDVRGRTVQLGPMLDAILSRHDYPEPVARLLAEACVLTVLLGTSLKFEGKFILQTRTDGPVDMLVADFSTPSALRAYARFDADRLEALVAAGESSPQTLLGSGVLALTIDQGAHTQRYQGIVQLDGETLEEAARTYFRQSEQIPTDLRLSVAKLLTPGVGGARQQWRAGGILAQFLPQSPERMRVPDLPGGDGDPREDISDPIDNSWQELLALLGTIEPTELIDPTIGAERLLYRLFHEHGVRVFGGVPVADECSCSQDKIRGILEGFSAQEIKDSTEDGGIHVACEFCSKQYDFDPAEFGSAQ, encoded by the coding sequence ATGGCCGCGCCCCGGAGCTTTGTCATGTTGGAAACTCATCAAGTGTCTGAACAGCACCCTAAACTCGGCGAATTCGGCTACGCCGGCGACGATCACGTCGTGCCTTTCGAGGTCGGCCCGCTCGATGTGCGCGGCCGCACGGTCCAGCTTGGGCCGATGCTCGACGCCATCCTCAGCCGTCACGACTATCCGGAGCCGGTCGCTCGCCTGCTGGCGGAAGCCTGTGTGCTGACGGTGCTGCTCGGCACCTCGCTCAAATTCGAAGGAAAGTTCATCCTGCAGACCCGCACCGATGGGCCGGTTGACATGCTGGTGGCGGATTTTTCCACGCCCTCGGCATTGCGGGCCTATGCGCGCTTTGACGCCGACCGGCTAGAGGCCTTGGTCGCGGCCGGCGAGAGCTCGCCGCAGACGCTGCTCGGCAGTGGCGTGCTGGCGCTGACCATCGACCAGGGCGCACACACGCAGCGTTACCAGGGCATCGTCCAGCTTGACGGCGAAACCCTGGAAGAGGCCGCGCGCACCTATTTCCGTCAGTCAGAGCAGATCCCGACAGATCTCAGGCTCTCGGTGGCCAAGCTGTTGACGCCTGGTGTCGGCGGTGCCCGCCAGCAATGGCGCGCCGGTGGCATCCTGGCGCAGTTCCTGCCGCAATCGCCTGAGCGCATGCGCGTTCCGGATCTGCCGGGCGGCGACGGCGATCCGCGCGAGGACATCTCGGATCCGATCGACAATTCCTGGCAGGAATTGCTGGCCTTGCTCGGCACTATCGAACCGACCGAACTGATCGACCCGACGATCGGCGCCGAACGGTTGCTCTACCGTCTGTTCCATGAGCATGGCGTGCGCGTCTTTGGCGGCGTCCCGGTTGCCGACGAGTGCTCCTGCTCGCAAGACAAGATCCGTGGCATCCTCGAGGGTTTCTCGGCGCAGGAGATCAAGGACAGCACCGAGGATGGCGGCATCCATGTCGCCTGCGAATTCTGCTCGAAGCAGTATGACTTCGACCCGGCGGAATTCGGCTCGGCCCAGTAG
- the argF gene encoding ornithine carbamoyltransferase — translation MSPRHFTDLSTVSEGDLRFMLTDAMARKARLKAGERSKPLEGKVLAMIFDKPSTRTRVSFDVGMRQLGGETIMLTGTEMQLGRSETIADTAKVLSRYVDAIMIRTTSHERLLELTENATVPVINGLTDDTHPCQLMADIMTFEEHRGPVAGKTIAWTGDGNNVLHSLLEASARFRFNLNVAVPEGSEPARKHIDWSKANGGKLLLTRSPEEAVDQADCIVTDCWVSMGQEHRARGHNVFSPYQVNAALMAKAKPDALFMHCLPAHRGEEVTDEVIDGPHSVVFDEAENRLHAQKAVLAWCLGA, via the coding sequence ATGAGCCCTCGTCATTTTACCGACCTTTCCACCGTTTCCGAAGGCGACCTGCGCTTCATGCTGACCGACGCGATGGCGCGCAAGGCGCGCCTCAAGGCGGGCGAGCGCTCCAAGCCGCTCGAAGGCAAGGTGCTGGCGATGATCTTCGACAAGCCGTCGACGCGCACGCGCGTGTCCTTCGATGTCGGCATGCGCCAGCTCGGCGGCGAGACCATCATGCTGACCGGCACCGAGATGCAGCTCGGCCGCTCCGAGACCATCGCCGATACCGCCAAGGTTCTGTCGCGTTACGTCGATGCGATCATGATCCGTACCACCTCGCATGAGCGTCTGCTGGAGCTGACCGAGAATGCCACCGTTCCGGTTATCAACGGCCTGACCGACGATACCCACCCTTGCCAGCTGATGGCCGACATCATGACTTTCGAGGAACATCGCGGTCCGGTTGCAGGCAAGACCATCGCCTGGACCGGTGACGGCAACAACGTGCTGCATTCGCTGCTCGAAGCCTCGGCCCGGTTTCGCTTCAACCTCAATGTCGCCGTACCCGAAGGCAGCGAGCCGGCGCGGAAGCATATCGACTGGTCGAAGGCGAATGGTGGCAAGCTTCTCCTCACGCGCTCGCCGGAGGAAGCCGTCGACCAGGCCGATTGCATCGTCACCGACTGCTGGGTGTCGATGGGGCAGGAACATCGGGCGCGTGGTCACAATGTGTTCTCGCCCTACCAGGTCAATGCGGCGTTGATGGCGAAAGCCAAGCCGGATGCCCTGTTCATGCACTGCCTGCCGGCGCATCGCGGTGAGGAAGTGACCGACGAGGTGATCGACGGGCCGCATTCGGTGGTGTTTGACGAGGCTGAGAACCGGCTCCACGCCCAGAAGGCGGTGCTTGCCTGGTGTCTTGGTGCGTAA
- a CDS encoding GcrA family cell cycle regulator, with product MNWTDERVELLRKLWSEGLSASQIAAQLGGVSRNAVIGKVHRLKLSGRGRATATPARQKKTVQGSTVQKSVSRAATAARHVTTSIGATALQTQFDAEPVVRHYIRPVENVVLPISRHLQLTELTERTCKWPNGDPLSEDFHFCGNEAAETGPYCKYHARIAFQPASERRRSR from the coding sequence ATGAACTGGACTGACGAGCGGGTAGAACTTCTCAGGAAACTGTGGTCGGAGGGTCTGAGCGCAAGCCAGATCGCGGCCCAGCTTGGAGGGGTCAGCCGCAATGCGGTCATCGGCAAGGTGCATCGGCTGAAATTGTCGGGCCGCGGACGCGCGACGGCGACGCCGGCACGCCAGAAGAAGACGGTGCAGGGATCGACCGTACAGAAGTCGGTGTCGCGCGCCGCGACAGCGGCGCGCCACGTCACGACATCGATCGGCGCGACAGCGTTGCAGACCCAGTTCGACGCCGAACCGGTGGTGCGTCACTACATCCGCCCGGTCGAAAATGTCGTCCTGCCGATCTCGCGGCATCTGCAGCTTACCGAGCTGACTGAACGCACCTGCAAGTGGCCGAACGGCGATCCCTTGTCGGAGGATTTCCATTTCTGCGGCAACGAAGCCGCCGAGACCGGCCCCTACTGCAAGTACCACGCCCGCATCGCGTTCCAGCCGGCCTCGGAACGCCGGCGGAGCCGGTAG
- a CDS encoding aspartate aminotransferase family protein, producing MSGSALFETFARAPLAFDHGEGSWLVTDKGERYLDFAGGIAVNSLGHGHPHLVAALTEQAAKLWHVSNLYEIPGQSRLGERLADATFADKVFFTNSGAEALECAIKTARRYQFVNGHPERFRVITFEGAFHGRTLATIAAGGQYKYLEGFGPKVEGFDQVGFDDIDAAEKAITPETAAILIEPVQGEGGIRPVPTQSLKRLRQLCEQHGLLLIFDEVQCGIGRTGKLFAHEWAGVTPDIMAIAKGIGGGFPMGACLATDEAVVGMTAGVHGTTFGGNPLAMAVGNAVLDVVLEDGFLEDVQRKALLMKQGLAAVADEFPEVIEDIRGTGLMLGLKCAMPNTKVNMALRDQHLLAVPAGDNVIRLLPPLTVTDADIHEALERIRAGARGLSEAIAAAAAK from the coding sequence ATGAGCGGTTCGGCGCTTTTCGAGACCTTTGCTCGCGCACCCTTGGCTTTTGACCACGGGGAGGGCAGCTGGCTGGTTACCGACAAGGGCGAGCGATACCTCGATTTCGCTGGCGGCATCGCCGTGAACTCGCTGGGCCACGGCCATCCGCACCTTGTTGCCGCGCTCACCGAACAGGCGGCCAAGCTTTGGCACGTTTCCAACCTTTATGAGATCCCCGGGCAGAGCCGGTTGGGCGAACGGTTGGCCGACGCCACCTTCGCCGACAAGGTGTTCTTCACCAATTCCGGCGCCGAGGCTCTGGAGTGCGCCATCAAGACGGCGCGGCGCTACCAGTTCGTCAACGGACATCCCGAGCGCTTCCGTGTCATCACGTTCGAAGGCGCCTTCCACGGCCGTACGCTGGCGACCATCGCGGCCGGCGGTCAGTATAAATATCTCGAAGGGTTCGGCCCCAAGGTCGAAGGCTTCGACCAGGTCGGCTTCGACGATATCGACGCCGCCGAAAAGGCAATCACGCCGGAGACGGCGGCGATCCTGATAGAGCCGGTGCAGGGCGAGGGCGGTATCCGTCCAGTTCCGACGCAGTCGCTGAAGCGGCTCAGGCAGCTGTGCGAACAGCATGGCCTGCTGTTGATCTTCGACGAGGTCCAGTGCGGCATTGGCCGTACCGGCAAGCTGTTCGCGCATGAATGGGCTGGCGTGACGCCAGACATCATGGCCATCGCCAAGGGTATCGGCGGCGGCTTCCCCATGGGCGCCTGTCTTGCTACCGACGAAGCCGTTGTCGGCATGACCGCCGGTGTCCATGGCACCACCTTTGGCGGCAATCCACTGGCCATGGCGGTCGGCAACGCCGTGCTCGATGTGGTGCTGGAAGATGGTTTCCTCGAAGACGTGCAGCGCAAGGCCTTGCTGATGAAGCAGGGGCTGGCCGCCGTCGCCGACGAATTCCCCGAGGTTATCGAAGACATCAGGGGCACGGGCCTGATGCTCGGCCTCAAATGCGCGATGCCCAACACCAAGGTGAACATGGCCTTGCGCGACCAGCACCTGCTGGCCGTTCCCGCCGGCGATAACGTCATTCGCCTGCTGCCGCCGCTGACCGTCACCGACGCCGATATCCACGAGGCGCTGGAGCGCATCCGCGCCGGCGCCAGGGGCCTGTCCGAGGCCATCGCCGCGGCCGCCGCGAAGTAA
- the apaG gene encoding Co2+/Mg2+ efflux protein ApaG, which produces MYSAVTRNIEVQVRPFYLEDRSDPSENRYVWGYQITIDNQSDEFVQLLSRYWHITDGTGRVEEVRGAGVVGDQPELNPGDSYQYTSGCPLSTPSGIMVGHYTMRTKRGETFDIAIPAFSLDLPGTRRTVN; this is translated from the coding sequence ATGTACAGCGCCGTCACGCGCAACATCGAAGTGCAGGTTCGGCCGTTCTACCTGGAGGATCGTTCCGACCCCTCCGAGAACCGCTATGTCTGGGGTTATCAGATAACCATCGACAACCAGTCGGACGAGTTCGTGCAATTGTTGTCGCGCTATTGGCACATTACGGATGGCACCGGCCGGGTCGAAGAGGTGCGCGGCGCCGGCGTTGTCGGCGATCAGCCCGAACTCAATCCAGGCGACAGCTATCAATACACATCCGGCTGTCCGCTTTCGACGCCGTCCGGCATCATGGTCGGGCACTACACGATGCGCACCAAGCGGGGCGAGACATTCGACATCGCCATTCCCGCGTTTTCACTCGACCTGCCGGGCACCCGGCGGACGGTGAACTGA
- a CDS encoding ceramide glucosyltransferase encodes MELALIAGSLSAALVASNIASILLASSKLRRRSHVPPPADNPLPVSIIVPARGVEPFTQETLERAFSLDWPDYELIFCVANADDPVVRLIRSAIARFPVVHARLLIGEDRVSANPKLNNCIKGWEAARHDWVIIADSNVLMPGDYVQHLMSAWRHDTGLVCSTPIGSRPDGFWAEVECAFLNTLQARWQYAGDALGLGFAQGKSMLLNKPLLDANGGIRALAAESAEDAAATKLVDGLGLRVNLVAAPFEQPLGRRTLDQVWSRQARWSRLRRVTFPLFFTPEILIGAAVPLVLALIAAANAGFSLRLTVIAVLVATYLPEWVLALAKGWHLSPRTIPAMMARDLILPAIWVRGWLGGAVDWRGNEMIIRTKAAELDETPSRA; translated from the coding sequence ATGGAACTCGCTCTCATAGCTGGCTCGCTTTCGGCCGCGCTTGTTGCCTCAAATATCGCCAGCATTCTCCTCGCCTCGTCGAAGCTGAGGCGTAGAAGCCATGTTCCTCCGCCTGCCGACAACCCGCTGCCTGTGTCGATCATCGTGCCGGCGCGCGGGGTCGAGCCTTTCACGCAGGAGACGCTCGAGCGGGCCTTCTCGCTCGACTGGCCGGATTACGAGCTCATCTTCTGTGTCGCCAATGCCGACGATCCCGTGGTCAGGCTGATCCGCTCGGCGATTGCGCGCTTTCCCGTCGTGCATGCCCGGCTCCTCATCGGCGAAGACCGGGTCAGCGCCAATCCCAAGCTCAACAATTGCATCAAGGGCTGGGAGGCGGCACGCCACGACTGGGTCATCATCGCCGATTCCAACGTGTTGATGCCGGGGGACTATGTCCAGCACCTGATGTCGGCCTGGCGGCACGACACCGGCCTGGTCTGCTCGACACCAATAGGCTCGCGGCCTGACGGATTCTGGGCCGAGGTCGAGTGCGCCTTCCTCAACACGCTGCAGGCGCGCTGGCAATATGCCGGCGATGCGCTTGGCCTTGGCTTCGCCCAGGGCAAGAGCATGTTGTTGAACAAGCCGCTGCTGGACGCCAATGGCGGCATCCGCGCCCTGGCCGCCGAGAGCGCCGAGGATGCCGCCGCCACCAAGCTGGTTGACGGGCTTGGCCTGCGCGTCAATCTCGTTGCCGCGCCTTTCGAGCAACCGCTTGGCCGCCGCACACTTGACCAGGTCTGGTCGCGGCAGGCGCGGTGGTCGCGCCTGCGCCGCGTCACTTTCCCGTTGTTTTTCACACCGGAGATCCTGATCGGCGCGGCGGTGCCGCTGGTTCTTGCGCTGATCGCGGCTGCAAACGCCGGCTTCAGCCTGCGATTGACCGTTATAGCCGTGCTGGTGGCGACCTATCTTCCCGAGTGGGTCCTTGCCTTGGCCAAAGGCTGGCACCTGTCGCCACGCACGATCCCGGCGATGATGGCGCGCGACCTGATCCTGCCCGCGATATGGGTGCGCGGCTGGCTCGGCGGTGCCGTCGATTGGCGCGGCAACGAGATGATCATCCGCACCAAAGCGGCGGAGCTGGACGAGACGCCATCGAGGGCGTGA
- a CDS encoding magnesium and cobalt transport protein CorA: MENVRNLVPAPPAASGIIASSVYTGGRRIADIPIEEAGEWAKKPGHVVWIGLLEPDRNLLLRVQAQFHLHDLAIEDAEHPHQRPKIEQYGDALLVVARTAQLVEGRVTFGETHLFVGAGYIVSVRHGPSTSYAAVRQHWETCPHSLAKGEDFVLYAILDFIVDNYMPVLEQIEDEVEAIEDKVLLKPMTGPDIERLYMLRRDLLRLRNAALPLVEVCRRLTSADLPQIHAAMHPLFRDVTDHIRTVQEKIDSLREVLAFAFEASLLVGQSQETAISKKLASWAAILAVPTAFAGIYGMNFSDMPELKMEYGYPMVLTTIALICSFLYWRFRKNGWL, from the coding sequence GTGGAAAACGTTCGCAACCTAGTGCCGGCACCGCCCGCGGCATCCGGCATCATCGCGTCCAGTGTCTATACCGGCGGGCGGCGCATAGCCGATATCCCGATCGAGGAAGCCGGTGAGTGGGCGAAGAAGCCGGGCCATGTCGTCTGGATCGGCCTCCTGGAGCCCGACCGCAACCTGCTGCTGCGCGTCCAGGCGCAGTTCCATCTGCATGATCTGGCCATCGAGGATGCGGAGCATCCGCACCAGAGGCCGAAGATCGAGCAATATGGCGATGCCCTGCTCGTGGTTGCCCGCACCGCGCAACTGGTCGAGGGCCGCGTCACATTCGGCGAGACGCATCTGTTTGTCGGCGCCGGCTATATCGTCAGCGTCCGTCACGGTCCCTCCACCTCATATGCGGCTGTCCGCCAGCATTGGGAGACCTGCCCCCATTCCCTGGCCAAGGGCGAGGATTTCGTCCTCTATGCCATTCTCGATTTCATCGTCGACAACTATATGCCCGTGCTTGAGCAGATCGAGGACGAGGTCGAGGCGATCGAGGACAAGGTGCTGCTGAAGCCGATGACCGGCCCTGACATCGAACGGCTCTACATGCTACGCCGCGATCTCTTGCGGCTGCGCAATGCGGCTTTGCCGCTTGTGGAGGTCTGCCGCCGACTGACCAGTGCCGACCTGCCGCAGATCCATGCGGCGATGCACCCGCTGTTTCGCGACGTGACCGATCATATCCGTACGGTTCAGGAAAAGATCGACAGCCTGCGCGAGGTTCTGGCTTTCGCCTTTGAAGCGAGCCTGCTGGTCGGCCAGAGCCAGGAAACGGCGATTTCCAAGAAGCTCGCTTCATGGGCCGCCATCCTGGCGGTGCCGACGGCTTTTGCCGGCATCTACGGCATGAATTTCAGCGATATGCCGGAACTGAAGATGGAATACGGCTACCCGATGGTGCTGACCACGATCGCGCTGATCTGCAGTTTTCTCTACTGGCGCTTCCGCAAGAACGGCTGGCTGTGA